A portion of the Granulosicoccus antarcticus IMCC3135 genome contains these proteins:
- the pncA gene encoding bifunctional nicotinamidase/pyrazinamidase, with amino-acid sequence MNRRSFLQLAGMSALTLSSSARALAAASVTPGADAVLLVIDVQNCFLPGGTLAVDNGDQIIPVINSLGAKFQNVVFTQDWHTPEHASFASTHPGKSAFETIEMPYGTQVLWPDHCVQGTQDAQLSDALDIPHAQLIMRKGYHNEVDSYSGFMEADGTTKTGLTGYLQERGLSKVYVCGLATDFCVSWSAQDAASTGMVVSVIEDACRGIDLNGSVDAAWKAMSEAGVSRIQSADIA; translated from the coding sequence ATGAATCGACGCAGTTTTTTACAGCTGGCGGGTATGAGTGCGCTGACTCTGAGTTCGAGCGCAAGAGCCCTGGCTGCTGCATCAGTAACTCCCGGAGCAGATGCCGTGTTACTGGTCATCGATGTGCAGAATTGTTTTCTGCCAGGTGGAACACTGGCGGTCGACAATGGCGATCAGATTATTCCGGTGATCAACTCATTGGGTGCCAAGTTTCAGAACGTGGTCTTTACACAGGATTGGCATACGCCGGAACACGCATCTTTTGCATCAACTCACCCAGGCAAGTCAGCCTTTGAAACCATTGAAATGCCCTATGGCACTCAGGTGTTGTGGCCGGATCATTGTGTTCAGGGCACGCAGGATGCTCAGCTATCAGATGCTCTGGATATTCCCCATGCCCAATTGATCATGCGCAAGGGTTATCACAACGAGGTAGATAGCTATTCAGGTTTCATGGAAGCCGATGGCACTACCAAAACAGGTCTGACGGGATACCTGCAGGAACGCGGTCTCAGCAAGGTTTACGTCTGTGGTCTGGCAACTGATTTCTGCGTCAGCTGGTCGGCACAGGACGCAGCCTCGACCGGAATGGTTGTTTCTGTGATCGAGGATGCCTGCAGAGGGATTGATCTGAATGGCTCTGTGGATGCTGCCTGGAAGGCGATGTCGGAAGCGGGCGTCAGCCGAATACAATCCGCTGATATAGCCTGA
- a CDS encoding cupin domain-containing protein, which translates to MHTSGEELSVILGPIQEAEFFNDYWEQAPLHVSRADPGHFSSLLSLQKIETLLSSQALYFPSVQLVRLHDPVVTSTYTDDARRIIPHRLVEYHRNGATIVLSQAHEKIASLADFRRSVQTALQLRCQTNVYLSPPGKQGFNAHYDSHDVFILQVAGSKTFNFYGGGVELPYSHDGFEASRHVCGELQESILLEAGDTLYIPRGVMHDAVASEASSLHITLGVYAVTWRDVLLEMVQQLTQQDARYRQSVPGSWLRQNELIDSSTPLSQTEELSPVFSPLHLQQALSSLADTAAIDSSADCRGMLSSLLSDSITQEPGVAQTDNPASGLCLSANIKVKHSLLISKERSGTTLRCRTHGQVLEFSEPSASAVEWLLGVGQCVVSSLPGLDDEQKLAVCQRLLYANILKLPELSIDEASSQESAAP; encoded by the coding sequence ATGCACACGAGCGGTGAAGAATTATCGGTGATTCTAGGCCCGATTCAAGAGGCTGAGTTTTTTAATGATTACTGGGAGCAGGCCCCGCTACATGTGAGCAGGGCGGATCCAGGTCACTTTAGTTCGTTATTATCATTGCAGAAGATCGAAACCCTGCTGTCATCCCAGGCTCTGTACTTTCCATCGGTTCAGCTAGTACGTCTGCATGATCCTGTTGTAACTTCTACCTATACCGACGATGCAAGACGCATCATTCCACACCGGCTGGTGGAATATCATCGCAACGGTGCCACCATCGTGCTGTCGCAAGCGCACGAGAAGATTGCCAGTCTTGCAGATTTTCGACGCTCTGTGCAGACGGCCCTGCAGTTACGTTGTCAGACCAATGTCTACCTGTCGCCGCCAGGCAAGCAGGGCTTCAACGCACACTATGATTCGCACGATGTTTTCATTCTTCAGGTCGCAGGCTCCAAGACTTTCAATTTCTATGGTGGAGGTGTTGAATTACCCTATTCGCACGATGGCTTTGAGGCTTCCCGTCACGTTTGCGGAGAACTGCAAGAGTCCATTTTGCTTGAGGCTGGCGATACCCTGTATATTCCCCGCGGCGTGATGCACGATGCGGTGGCGAGTGAAGCCTCATCGTTGCATATAACGCTTGGCGTATATGCGGTTACATGGCGAGATGTCTTGCTGGAGATGGTGCAGCAATTGACGCAGCAGGATGCCCGATACCGGCAAAGCGTGCCTGGGAGCTGGTTGCGGCAGAATGAGTTGATCGATTCATCTACGCCATTGTCGCAAACTGAGGAGCTGAGTCCGGTGTTCAGCCCATTGCATCTGCAGCAAGCCTTGTCGAGTCTGGCTGATACAGCCGCTATTGACTCGTCCGCTGATTGTCGTGGCATGTTGAGCTCCCTGTTGTCTGATTCGATCACTCAGGAGCCGGGTGTTGCACAGACAGACAATCCTGCCTCAGGGCTTTGTCTGTCAGCAAATATCAAGGTGAAGCATTCACTGCTTATCAGCAAGGAGCGTTCGGGCACTACTTTGCGTTGTCGAACTCACGGACAGGTGCTGGAGTTCAGTGAGCCATCGGCTTCTGCCGTAGAGTGGCTGTTAGGTGTGGGGCAGTGTGTGGTGTCATCATTGCCCGGCTTGGACGATGAGCAGAAGCTGGCTGTCTGTCAACGCCTTCTGTACGCCAATATTCTGAAGCTTCCGGAGCTTTCTATAGATGAAGCGTCGAGTCAAGAGTCTGCTGCGCCTTAA